The Nitrososphaerales archaeon genomic interval ATTAACCAACGATCAGATCAACTATGGTATGAAATACTTCCTATCCAAACTTGATATCGAGAAGATATCGCATGGAGAGCACCCTGAGTTTGGCACTATAGAGAAGGTTGGCATGATCATCAGGGGGGCGTTGAACAAGAAAACTGCTGAAGGATTGAAGTATACTGCCAATAAGAATAGGGTTCTTGTCGATCACTATAGGAAATATCCCAAGACACCGGACGCATTTCCTGAATGGCACAAGACGCTTATGAAGGAACTCGATGAAGCATATGAGAAGTTCGAGATAACACCCAGTATTTATGCTCAGTAGCCTCTGACAATCCTTCGTGAATTAATGTCCGCGAGCCTTATCGGCTCTGGTATTCTGTACATTGAAACTTCCTTCACTATCTTTACCGTAGTCCTTAAACTGATTTTGTATCCAACGCTAACATAAACTGGCTTTGCACCTGTCTTGGTCTTAATGGCGTATCCAACAACTCTTCCGTTTAGCAATACGGCATTACTTTTTGATACTTTCCCGCAAAGAAGGTTCTTGGCAACCCCTACGGTAGGTTTGTTCACCTTTATGCCTATATAACATGCAAGTCCGAATTTTCTTGGATGTAACAATCCATGGCCATCTACCATGAGAATGTCGTAACCATGGTCGAGCTTCTCCAAAGCACTGAAAATTGGTTCAGATTCGCGCAGGAAGAGAAATCCGGGAATGTAAGGCTGTTCGACCTTCACCACACTGCATGAGGCATCTATAACGTTCAGATCCCTGTCTACTATTACTGAACAGGCATAAGCTTTATCATCTCTATATGAGACATCAACACCACATATGTACCGTATCTTGCTGTAATTTATAAAATCACGTTTTATCACCTTTTTAGCCAGTTTTATCTGCAATGCTTCTGCATCCTTAATTGTTAAAGGCATAATATGACACTGTCGGCAAACAACCTCATTTGTCTTTTATCAAGATCAGGAAATACAAGCATGAACTCTTCTGCATCAGCATCAACATAGGCTCGTATGCGCTCTATGCATTGCTCCGGCGTTCCTATGATACATCTTTGAGCATATTGCATGCCCTGCCTTACTGACAGACGCCTCTCCCTCAACCTATCCTTTATCTCTTCATATGCCTGTTTTTCTGACCTAACTACCATAGCCTCTCCGAAGAAGCTCTTACGTATTTTGTAATAATCTCTTCCTATGCTCTCGCAACGATCTCTTAGCAGTTCTGCTCTTTTTGCAAACTCCTTGCTCGACAGCATTATGAAGTTAGATTTATCAGCGTATTTAGCAACAAGGTTCAGTATGGCACTAGAATGACCACCTATAAGTAATGGAGGATGTGGTTTCTGCATAGGTTTTGGCAAACATACAGCATTACTTACGTCATAATATTTACCATTGTAGGTTGTTCTTCTTTTGGTCCATAAATTTCTCATAAGTTCTACTGCTTCGCTTAACATTGCTATACGCTCTGAATGCTTCCTATACGGTAAGCCAAACATTTCGTGTTCCTCCCTGAACCAACCAGCCCCGACACCTAACTCTAATCTGCCATTGCTTATCACATCCAGCGTAGAAACCATTTTTGCAACCAACTGGGGATACCTGAACGTGTTGTTAAGAACCAGAGTGCCTAGCCTGATATCATAAGTTATTGAAGCAAGTGATGACAACACAGTCCACGATTCCATCATGGGTTTTTCTATTGAACCTACAATTGGTAACAGGTGATCATTGACCCATAGGCTATCGTATCCAAGCTTCTCAGCAGCAAGTGCATACTCCTTTATGGCCTCAAAACTCTTCTGGTACAGTACAATTCTTATTCCAAAGTTGATTTTCA includes:
- a CDS encoding TIGR03560 family F420-dependent LLM class oxidoreductase produces the protein MKINFGIRIVLYQKSFEAIKEYALAAEKLGYDSLWVNDHLLPIVGSIEKPMMESWTVLSSLASITYDIRLGTLVLNNTFRYPQLVAKMVSTLDVISNGRLELGVGAGWFREEHEMFGLPYRKHSERIAMLSEAVELMRNLWTKRRTTYNGKYYDVSNAVCLPKPMQKPHPPLLIGGHSSAILNLVAKYADKSNFIMLSSKEFAKRAELLRDRCESIGRDYYKIRKSFFGEAMVVRSEKQAYEEIKDRLRERRLSVRQGMQYAQRCIIGTPEQCIERIRAYVDADAEEFMLVFPDLDKRQMRLFADSVILCL
- a CDS encoding endonuclease V → MPLTIKDAEALQIKLAKKVIKRDFINYSKIRYICGVDVSYRDDKAYACSVIVDRDLNVIDASCSVVKVEQPYIPGFLFLRESEPIFSALEKLDHGYDILMVDGHGLLHPRKFGLACYIGIKVNKPTVGVAKNLLCGKVSKSNAVLLNGRVVGYAIKTKTGAKPVYVSVGYKISLRTTVKIVKEVSMYRIPEPIRLADINSRRIVRGY